From the genome of Bombus vancouverensis nearcticus chromosome 4, iyBomVanc1_principal, whole genome shotgun sequence:
CCCATCTATCTCTCACGTGGTTCACGGAAACGAACATGGCGACCTCTACTATCGTCGGCGCCGTGGCCGCGATTGGTTTAGAATCAGTGCGCGATGCGTCTCCTGTATTTCAAATCGAACATCAAGCAACCGAGAGCCTTTGAGACAATGCACGTATCCTCGGCGAAGTAGTCGATGTGAGGTTCGATCTTCCTTAACTCCTGAAGCGACACAATTAAAACAGCTGCTACGAGGACGAGACTACATCGAAGCGAAGAACAAGGTATATTCCTATATAGCAAAGCCACGTTTCACCAAATACATACAACATATACATATAGGGTGGCCCGTAATTCATGGTACAAATGGCGTCAGGTAGATTCAATggtgcaaaataaaatgaaaatcaaGGATAAGGAAATTGTTTTGacggctttgttttcgagaaaattgaaattaaaagtttGTTTGGTATATGTGAAGTTGACCAATTTCCGGCTAGACAGGAATAAACAAATGACAGAAGGTTATTCTGCATAcgcaaataaaaatgaaaatatacagtAAAATTTTGTCATTTAATGCTTCTTCTTGGAGAAAGTAGAATTGGAAAGTGTTAGTCAAGAATTAAGACGGTATTTGTGTTAagggaaattttcaaatttgatttgcaattttaattttattatttttgatttTAAGCTATAGAATCCCACTGACCCAATTTATACCATGAATTACGGACCGTCCtgtatattatacagggtgtcccagtATTCATGGCACAATCGGCAAGGAGATGAATAAGTAACTCGAACATATAGTTCATATGATAGTTCGTTTTGGAGTaaattgagtttgaaaatttgtcattatacttaaatttaattaatttcgagCTGGACAGAACTAAATAAGCGGCAGGAGGTTATTCTAGGTgtgaaaattaatcgaaaatgtagaataaaatttatctaCAGGACGCTCAGTTctcgagaaaacaaaatttgAAAGTTTATCAAGAACGCAGTGTCTCAGGCTAATCCTTAACTAAACACGTTCAAACACTATCTTCTTGGAAATGAGATCTTAAACATAACagctttattctacatttttcacttattttcgcATGTACAATCATTTCTTGTCGATCCTGTTTCCTCACGTTCATTCGGTAATTCGCCAAATTCGCATATACTAAACaacttttcaaatttaattttattaaagacGAAGCGTGGTATGAACAAATGttactctatattttcgatGTGTTTTTCATATATGATTCCTGAGACAACTTATATATCAATTGATTCGTTTAAAGAAGTAAATCATAGAAACCAAAATTATTTCGCCGTAATAATCTTCGTATTGTATACACTCGAGTTACTTTGTTAactaattttttacattttcagattggttccAAATTTTACCAACATAATCATAGTAGTCGTTCGTAGTAATCATTGTAGAGCcaatgaaatatcaaaatatcttaaatttaaattaaattaaaataaatctaaTTTATATTCTTGATAACAACTTTCcgcaaaataattttgtttccATAATCTACGCGCGCATTAAAACGAATCAatcgatatataatatattgtgtTTTATTAAACGTGGCTTTTCTAGGAATATTCCGATATATCAATtatgtacatacacatacataatatatacgtatatgtatatatttatttactttgttAGGGATGTTCGAAGAATAATTTCCTCAGCGGTGAGAAATCGGAAGTGGAGCGTCGATCTTCGAAGCAGAACGTGGATTTATCGTCCTCGAACGCGGTACAGACGTCGCGAAAACGACGCGTAGGCATCGTGGAGAATCAGTACGTCGCCGAGAGTGACGCCGGCTCGTCGGTATGCGACTTGGTTCAAAGCTTGGAACGAGTGCTCGGTGAGAAGAACAAGGGGGTCACGATGAAGTCAAAGAAGCAACAGAACGCCCTGGAGGGTATCGTCGACCCTATAGAAGAGAACGAAACCTATGACGAGTTCGACACGGTGAGAATGCCAGTTGTTAGATCCCTGAGCAAGAGTCCACAGAGCGACGAAGGTATTGAAACGGACACGGATCGAAGAAGAGGATCGATGGCCCGATGCTGGAGTCTCGATTCGGCCGCAGCCAGTGACGAGGACACATCTCTGACTACTCACCAACAGAAACGACACAAACTACGGGTTACTAGATGCTGCAGCTCCGATAGTGCGGTGCTCAGCGACGAGGACCAAATAAAAGGTGAGGGGGATGGAATCATGCCACCAGTTGCTCTCTCACGAAGACAATGGAGAGGGGAGAATCAGTTGAAAACACGATCCTGACCACGCGTGCTGTGTCAATGACATCatcgttcctttccttcttttttctcgcaGCGTCTTACGTGTTATTCGTTCTGTTCTGTTGACCCGTTATGTTTCTCTCCTAATGGCGGTATAGTTAACATTTTTTGAAAGTTCTGCCTTTTGAAAATTGGCGATAAATCTATGATGTTATGATTGATTGTtatgttaatttaatttaacttatTGAGGAGTAAAACTGTGTtaacatttgtaatatttcatttgtCATTTTTTGTTTTTAGTCAGTTTATGTTATTGAATTCTATTAATCCATTAAACTTCAACATTGTGTTAACATTTGCAACAGTTTATTTATAACTTCTTTTTAGCCAATTCACACGATTGAATCATATAGAATTCATATTGTGATTATGAAAAGGAATTCTaagaatttatttgatatttttttcatGACTATCTTTTCTTCCATCTAGATTTTCTAGATTCCATTAtatgaaatttgaagaaattgaagtATTTAATATAAAGCTAGAATtctgaatattttacaaatgaaatttagtttattttttgataaataattttttgtaaGATAGGATGGGGAATTGTTTTCAAAAATTAAAGTAATTATGAAACATTTTTTGCAGGATGGGATAGTACAAATATGGTGGAGGGAAGCGAGACTGAGCATAATGAGGGAAGACCTAGATATTGGAGAACACCCAGCGTAGTTGTTAGTGATTACTCTGATTATTCTTATTTAGATGAAAAACTAGAGAGGAATGATCTTGATCTTGAAAAATATGAAGGGATTAGTGGCACTCCTAGCCAAGCAAGCAGCTGCTCTTGCTTGGATTGTGATGAAATACGTGAATCTTTAGATACTCAGTTCCTACAAGTCTGCCGTAGTAGACGACATTCGGACTCTTGCTGTTTGTGTCTTGACTCTATAAATGCTGTTGCTGTGAGgtatttatttcttaaattcTTCATTCTTCTTTAACATAATCGATGCTTTACTAATGAATATTCTGTTTAGAAACCTCAATGAGACTGGAAATAGAAGAAATTCTTGCCTGGATTCCACTGACTCCTACTATTCCAAGCTCAACACGCAGTTTACGCAGTACATGCCACGGAACTCTTCAGAGTTGCAAGAAGATATAAAAGTTGGCTTATTGAACATTCCACCAGCACGAAAAATCTCAGACTGTTCCACTACATCTAGCCTTAGTGGAGACGAATCTGACGTCGCTGAATTACAACCGATCAAGTCCTCCAAGGTGAGTGCtagtatttaaaaattatttttcatcttaATGTTCTGATAAACACACAATATTGTACTACTTCAAGAAACAAAATGATGCCCGattttaaatttgtttctaCGCCATAACTGATTTTTAAAGAAGGTTGTACGTTATATACCAATAGTTGGAGCTGTTTTgcgaaaaatataaattgcagaagagaaaaagtgaaaaatcaATAAATAGAATTTATGGAAAACCATTGTTCTATCTTCGTCATTTTGACATACTTCCATTCCAggtgtataaatatttcaatgttaGACCGAAGGAAAAAGACTATGTTTTGCGCGACACATCATCACTACCAATACATTGTCGTTTCTGTGAACAAACACGTAATTTATCTTACGCAACGCCATGCTTCTTGTGCTCCAGTTTGCGAACAAACGGACTATTCATTCGTCGAGAGGAATGGAATTCGTCTCAGTATGTAGGAAACTTTAATAAACTGACAATGTGCCTGCACAGACATCAACTTTTTCCATTTGTTTATATCTCTTCAACAATATTTCATTCTCCTGTTTTTAATCTGCATTTgtctcctttttcttcctttttttgaaCTTTGTTGAGAGGATTGATTGTTCTGCCGTAAGAGAgataaagaatttgaaatatttttaggaAATCGATATATTTTCGAAGATAAGTAAAGCGTGGCATCTTCGATGATTACAAATTGTTATTCCTGTCGACGAAGGACGCAAGAATGTGGCAGCCGGAGAAACGTTCTTTTACGCGTTCTTTTCTCTTGGAATCTGTTATGCATGCCTTTCCTTTGTACGTACAAATGTGCATACTTATCTTTATCTACCTACTCATTCAACATACGGATCATCGTGTTTACAAACCGTGTTATGCACGTGTACGCTCGCTTTGTGCATTCTTTGCGTAGGTGCAATCGATGTTCGCTCTATGCCAAGACACAGTCGAATGGAACGTAACTCTTATAGTCACTATTTTCCTCGTTCCctgtttataaaattgtagacaTATAAAATTCTTACGATTTCTAGGAAAGTAAAATTATCTGCAAGGTATTCAATGTAATTAAATACTTTACTAAATCTATCTCGGAGAATTCATATTGGACAAAGTTACTGGATCAATCCAAGAACATTCGTAGATGTTCTACCGAGATGTTTTTCATGATTCAACtggtatttaaaaaaaacgATGTTCTAAAAACACCAACATTGATGTAAAAATCCACGGTTCATAAACACCACGGTTCATAAACACCACGGTTCATAAACACCTTTCCTCGAGCACGTGGAAGATTCATCGTTTAGACAAGAAACTGGATCTGTTTATTACATAAATCTACACTCCCGATTTAAATCAAACTTTCTAAACAATCATACAGTTCTTCGAAGATATTTCTTCTAAACTCTCATGTTACACCTGCGATCTCCTCagtaattttattttccacTAAACGCGTCTTCAATTTCCTTCACAAGATCTTCATCGTCGAGAATCACAAAGAAGACAACGCATCCCGAAGGTGTTCAAAGAACCGGCACGGAACTTTTACTTTTAAATATCGTTCTATTCTGTGCTGGCGTGCATTCAGCTGTAAAAGTGCAAGATATCTCTCCAGGCAGCCAGCATTCGACTGGCCGCGGTAACAGGGATCAGACAGTCAGTCAGCTCAGTTGGAATCAGTGATAGCGGTTAGTCAGTCGGTAGCGTCGGTTTCCAAGGGTTCTATCGGCCAGTGTCAGCCGCGGTATACTTGCTATACTGATTATCATTGTCAGAGTGTGAGGCGCGCGATTTCATCCACGAGATTCGAAACAGAGTCGTCGTCGCTAATGGCTCATAACATTTGCTTTGCCTTCGTTCTATTTTCTGAAAAGTTTGTAATTACAGAAAGAAGCGTCCAGCGAGTTTCTGAAGTCGCAAAGTGACACAAGAGAAGCAGGAAAAATAGAATTCCAGTGAAAGTGAAGCAGCAGTTTATTGTTTCGATGAGTACATAGGAGAGGATGCGTTTCAAGCAGGAGGAGTTTAAATAAACCTAAGATATCGCGTGTGTATATGTGAGCCTGATGAAATCAAGTAGCAGgcattttggatatttttaacGCGCCACATGGTACAGTATACTTGTACGGGTGGGAGACGAAGATCATTTTCTGTCTGCGCTATTCATCGTTTTTGAGAACTTTATTGGATTGTTGAGACTCTGGAGGTCTTTTCTGTAAGAATGTATTTTGTAGACATAAACCTCTTTAATTACAATCTTTCCAATTTCTGACAGCTACTAAAATCGTTCTTCGTTTATGTAACAAGAACTTTTCTTTACAAGTTGTACGTTTAGAAGCGGGGAACAACAAAGTTGTCCAATTACTCGTTGTGTTATCTTTTACTCCAGAGCAGGACGATTGTTTTTAAGACAAGTGGTTCTCAGGAAAAAGAAACAACAAAGATAAAGGTTTATTTGTATAGGTTTTTCATTCAGTTGTCACTCAACAAAGCTTAGTAGTTTATATTGTTCGCGCTAGACACCGCGATCTCTTGTCATCTGATAAGAATCTAGTTCTCAGAAGGTGTTTGGCGAATCAAAAAAATTATCGAAAAATTGCCACGCGATAAAACCATGCAACGTGTTCACAGTCTTGCAATCGATGTCAAGCACACAGTCAGTTTCTTATTTACGAGCTACGGAACCAGTTATGCGAACCAGCGTATTTCTTGTTTACAATGAAAATTCTGTGCGGCAATAGTTGTATTCGTATATTTTCACACGCGAGGAAACTCTTTCGACGTTGTGGAAACGTGAAGTGTGGAAAATATTCTGTACATTCGCTGAGAGTCAATCCTGCAGATGAGATAAACATCAGCTTTAAGGAAATTCTTCCTAGGAATATCGATCACGATTGTCACAAGGTATTTGCGAAAAGCCTTTTACAATTTGTATGATTTATATCGTGTGAAATTCAGAAAAGTATCTTCGACCATATATAATTGAAAGATATACTAAAATTTGTTGAatgtttttgtaaaatataggaattgtatatttattgagTACCGAGTCTAATTCTAATGCGGCACCTGTATCTGTCACACTTTCTACGTGAAGGAAGGTGACCCAGAAAAACGAGTAGAAGAATTCAGTGATATTTAACTGTTACGGAATAGACGAATATTGTCCAGTCATGTAAATCCATGAATTGATCCAGAAGGAGATAAGAACAGATAAAGGCCAATGTTTATTTTAAGTCTTGGTTCTTATTTCAGATGTCTATGATACGGTCAAGCTGgctataattaataattcaatgTCTGAGAAATCCCTCGAGCCATCTCTTCTTCAAGAagattttttaaagaaacaacTAACTAGGACTTCAAAAATTTCTAAACTGAGTCTagcgaatattatttttatctttaaattTCCACAAAAACTTATTTCTATATCCTTCGAAATTACTTCATTTCCAAGCTATTAGACAATAGTTTTTAAATTTCGCACTTTTAATTCCTTGCAGAATCCTCCGGAATCTCATTGGAATCCTATATTATTGATTAATGGAGCCAGTTGTCAAATCTCCTGAATAATCACCGATGAGAACGTTATCAGACTGTCGTTTTATCGACGTGGATATCAGAAATGTATCGAAGATAGGGAAGACGGCCACGAAAGATCcgttcgattaaaaaaaaaaatccgcGCGGGCGCAGAGACTGTGTCAAACGCGTTATGAATAAAACATCTCGGTAGCCGTGACTGAAAATAATATCGCGAGCGCTTGTAAATTCTGCAGCCGCCTGTCGCTTTCGAAACATTCACTGCTTCTCGCGAGCTGACCCGAAAAAGGCGATAGTTCGTCCTGCCTCCGGTCGCGAAACCGTAGCTTGACCTTTCCACGAGGGAAAGTAAATCATATACGCTCACAACTCACCTGTCTTGATCcttttttcatttctcttctcttctttttttcgaatTCATTCATCTGCTTTGATCGGTAACTCACTGTTTGTCGAAGatcaatttcatttctttcctcctttttgtTACATCTTCCTTTCTTGATTAATAACTTACTATACCAATTATAGATTTTCTACatttgaaatttgatttttataattTGGTTTTAATACCTACAGACATTGAGCATCTCCTAGtttgattttcattttcttttgttCAAGCAAAGCTTTTTTATTGCTGGAATTTCCCTTTACTTGAAGAATTCCCCTTGGAATTTCACAAATGTACCTAAACAATTACTCTTCTTTTGACTTTTTATTCTTCATACAGAAATGTGTTCtacaagaagaaaagaagagtgGCATTATTGGTATAAATGGAAGATATCGTAAAAGTTGTGAAATTCATGTAAGAATCATTATATCTCTATCTATCCAAACCCAAACCATGAACGATCTTTTCTCATTATATTTTCCTTTCCCAGAAATAGGAACGCACGTGAACCTTGTTGACAACAACAAACTCCAAATATTGCCTCTTAGTAAATGATAACAGCGACAAAATCAAGTAATTTGTTGTCCTTATCATTATGAAGATATCAACAAAGAAACTCATCGTCATTTGGATAATAGAAGATTCGTACAGATCTAAACTAGTGCGTTCAAATGGAACGTCATTTTGCATGTATCAAATGGCCATCGAATTCCTTTAATGGTAACTCACGGTTTTGAATAGTTTTCTCTTTGATAGTTATCCGTTCGTCGACGTGAGTGGATATTTATTGAACAGCTGTTCTACACTGTTCCTTATCCATCTTTATGTTAGATTAGAAATCACCAGACAAACCTTAATCGTTTGTTCGATCGAATTATCATCAGTTGGTTTGATAGGAGAGTCGCCAATTGCGACGTTTCCATATCAAGGCACGCGATAATACTTATcttctatttctattttcctttttttacttTCGTATGTGGCATTTAAACTTTTATTTGGAGGTTTAGCGATTATTCATCTTATTCGACGAACGAGGAGATGACAGTTTGTCTAATATTTTAAAGTATAATTCGCAAGGAAGTTTTATGGCCATCAAATGACGTAGTTTGGCAGAAACCAATATTATAATAGTTCAACATCGTGCAATCGGTTTCTAAGCACACAAAAAAGCGTAACAAAACAATCAAGCGAATGATTAATATTATGGACAACATCGGGAAAGTCAAAGAGCTCGGATCAGAGAGATCACATCCTATATTCTTGATTCAGCTGTTTCTGTGTTTTTATCGTAGTATGCAAAATGTCTTTTAATCAAGTCAAATTATCATTTGTAATTTAGCTTTCGTATCTTCGGTTTTCTTTACTATTAAAGATTAACGTTGAAGCGGAAGAAAATTTGATGGATCTCTATCCCAGTTTATCTTACGAATTCTAGAATGTTGATCAATTGATCGAATTCCTTTGTATCCGTTCGTTTCTCGAAATCCTCGTGCATCAGTGTCTCAAGTGATTTCAAGTATCATCTATGATCACACGTGCCGAGAATTCGAGAAATCAAGTCTTTTCCATTCGAAGCGAGATAGACAGATATTTGCGGTGTCGAGGAGCTAGACAAACACATTATTACGTCAATCAGCGAATCGAATACTGGCTCATTACGCAAGAGGACGGTAACGAGAGGATGTAACTATACACCTTTCGTTTCCTGTCCAGCCGATTCACCTAGTCGATTCATCCGAACACTGGCGACGAAAACAAGCGTAATTTTCTTCGAAACGAAGAGGAAGTTAAACACTATTTGTAACTCTTGCAAATTACCTTTTTATGGCGTTTGTTTTCTCTACTACTGACGTTGCTTCTGATGCCATTATTCTGTATGTTTTTCTTCACTGAAATTTTCTCTTTAATGTTCCTTTATCGAATTCTTCTATCCCTAGAACGTTTCTCTTGATTTAATTGCtagaaattctattttatgCCTTTGTATCGTTTTTTAATTGATAGGGAGGGGAGACTTCTGTTAGGATATCATGACCTGTACCTTAGCCTTGATTCGGTCCCCACTAAAATGAGCAGAATACTGTGAGCGGCCGTGAGCGATACCGCATGAATCGGAGCTTCAATTTAGAACCACGCTATATCACGGAGACTACTGTAACAGGAAGCGGTCAATTCGGGTCAGTAGAGGAAAACTGTGCAACCGGGGCTGCCTCGAGCACGCTGTTCCCGATCCTCCATGTCCTCGTgcttttcttttattcttctaATTCATTGTTAAGTAAAGTCGTCATTGATATCAATAGTAGTTATTGGATATTCTTCTGTCAATAACTTGAAAACAATTCCCAGAGAATTCTCAGGAGGAAGAGAAACCTTAAAGTAAAATTGCACTTGACGAAGCAGGGTTTTCAACATTGAACTTCGCTTATTTCGTAAGGAGGATTGTttctgtaataattatcaataacGGAGACACATGTGTTCGGACGAAGACACAAGGCATTGAAATCAAAGCCAGTTTTACCGAAGACAAGTGAAGACTTCTGCGAAGAAATATGATAAGTCACATCTTCTGTTTTTTATAGAAAGACAATTTTTCAATTCGATATACTGTGATGAATATTTTACAATACAGATTGTCAGAACGCTAGTCATTCcacaatattaattttatagaaaactCCTTGGATTTGCtacttattttttaaaaattaacatatCTTTGCGCATAGTAAAGTAAATCGATTTCCTTTTCAACAATAAGTCCTGTTAAAACATAAAGCGATATAAAAATCAGAAAACCGACAAATGTATATTTATCTTGCTTTTGCTGTATCGTCTTCATATACATTTGCCGCTCGGTTAGCTAATAATTTGCTAAAGTTATGCGTAGCAAATTCGCTCAAGCGTGAAAGGATTAAATTCTGTCTTCTCTGGAGGTCTCTTCTTCTTTGCAGCTTTTgaagtttcttttttctcgaaTATTCCTTTTAATTGCGTTTAATCGAGTCATGTTATGTAAAAGACGTATCGAGTTACGGCGACATTTTGTAATTCAATAGTTGTTCAGAGTTGTTTGGTTGTCCAGAGTTTAGTAGAGTCTCGATTTCGATGAGGAACAGTCTGGTAGAAACTGATCTTCGTAGTGACTCTCACGCGGCACTAATCAAAGCCTTGGTCGCGTCAAGGTCGACGATGAGATGTATCATTAGAGAGAAGAAATACTATAACAGGTCGGTGACAAAAGTTGGCAGGTGGTCGTGAATGGCAGAATGGTGAAAGGGATCGGACTAGTCATTGTTCACCTGAGATGTGAACTGGTTCGTGGTGTGGATTAATGAAACGTTTAACCGTGACTAAGGCTGCTGTCTCACAGGATAAATGGTGCGGTACTGTGATTAGATCAATAGCTCTACCAAGCGTCTGTTACCAGTGTCCtgaagtatatttatatattcttatCCTTTCTTCTCAATTATCAAGAAGTAGAGCATTATAGATGTAAGGAGACCCCGAAGTTAGAAGGAGATTGGATTTTTAATTCTTTGGAGCAGGATCAGGAAGATCTATAGTATGGAAGATGCAGAGAATGGAAAGAATTGAAGATCCGAGGAATTTGTAATTTAAGAGAGCCAAGGAATTCCAAGTACAAGAGGACCCAAAGTCTGGAAGATTTATTCATTTGTTTCAAAGGAATCAGAAAGCTATGGGATTTAAAATTCAACGATATCTAGGATGCAAATAACCTTGGATTTAAGAGAATGAGAATTTGGAATTAGGGAAGATCCAGATTCCAAACGATATAGGACTACGAAAGACTCAGGATCCAAATAATTTAGGATTAAAGAGAATCCAGTGTACTTCGAATCTACTGAATGTTCGCTTTACAAAGATTTAGTATCTAAGAAACTTTTAGTTCTAGAATTCAGAGTGCAACTTCGAAACTTGAAACTAAGAGATATAATCTCTCTCTCTTCAACCGGCGTGCATGTGTGCGACAAAAAAGCAAGAGAAATCTGAATTGTGAAGATATTTGAAGGCCTGCAGATTAGTCCGAGCGAAGTGAACTTATGAGCAACATAGATCACCGCGAGGCATTAATATGGATCGAGAAAAGAAGAACGAAGCCGAGAATTTGAAAGAAGAGGCTTCGATGACGCCGGTATCGCCTACGTTATTCACACCACCGACACTGAACCTGATGGAACAGATTCTTCTGGCGAAAATCGAGAAGCAAAATTTTCACGAAGATGATCGTGAGACTGATGCCCGACTAGgagggaagaagaagaatttcCTTTTAAGAAGGACAGATTCCATGGACAGTCAAAATAGTGCCAGCACCTATAATTCACTTTTATCTAGCGATTCGGCCTCCAGTGG
Proteins encoded in this window:
- the LOC117156675 gene encoding uncharacterized protein LOC117156675 isoform X1; the protein is MDREKKNEAENLKEEASMTPVSPTLFTPPTLNLMEQILLAKIEKQNFHEDDRETDARLGGKKKNFLLRRTDSMDSQNSASTYNSLLSSDSASSGNLYCRCDDCLLGIVDDYQRSPLVVDRKKIPFKLIFVDEFDFQEVRGLVDALPEREATKLARKEKRNDETKVYGTWKRGKL
- the LOC117156675 gene encoding uncharacterized protein LOC117156675 isoform X3; translation: MDREKKNEAENLKEEASMTPVSPTLFTPPTLNLMEQILLAKIEKQNFHEDDRETDARLGGKKKNFLLRRTDSMDSQNSASTYNSLLSSDSASSGNLYCRCDDCLLGIVDDYQRSPLVVDRKKLSIIP
- the IP3K2 gene encoding inositol 1,4,5-triphosphate kinase 2, producing MDSQAISSNDVVIAGRLRSSIGSNLINHPPKKRVNFPKIMNLTYISNIDEDQIFSIHNDLLKNGKKSERKNEKKDNSEDHNRSSFKSNCSRLFKPGQLIKLRFPSISHVVHGNEHGDLYYRRRRGRDWFRISARCVSCISNRTSSNREPLRQCTYPRRSSRCEVRSSLTPEATQLKQLLRGRDYIEAKNKGCSKNNFLSGEKSEVERRSSKQNVDLSSSNAVQTSRKRRVGIVENQYVAESDAGSSVCDLVQSLERVLGEKNKGVTMKSKKQQNALEGIVDPIEENETYDEFDTVRMPVVRSLSKSPQSDEGIETDTDRRRGSMARCWSLDSAAASDEDTSLTTHQQKRHKLRVTRCCSSDSAVLSDEDQIKGWDSTNMVEGSETEHNEGRPRYWRTPSVVVSDYSDYSYLDEKLERNDLDLEKYEGISGTPSQASSCSCLDCDEIRESLDTQFLQVCRSRRHSDSCCLCLDSINAVAVRNLNETGNRRNSCLDSTDSYYSKLNTQFTQYMPRNSSELQEDIKVGLLNIPPARKISDCSTTSSLSGDESDVAELQPIKSSKSSGWRKLRNIVHWTPFFQTYKKQRYPWVQLAGHQGNFRAGPTPGTILKKLCPQEEACFRLLMNDVLRPYVPEFKGVLDVNDTEEGNVEEHDAGETHQKDGNGDNVTKRIVVSSYLQLQDLLGDFEHPCVMDCKVGVRTYLESELAKAKERPKLRKDMYEKMIQVDPSAPSAEERRVQGVTKPRYMVWRETISSTATLGFRVEGIKLAHGGSSKDFKTTRTREQVTEALRRFVEGYQHAVPKYIQRLKAIRTTLKASPFFASHEVVGSSLLFVHDTKNAGIWMIDFAKTLPLPQHLPRICHDAEWKVGNHEDGYLIGVNNLIDIFQDIWNSEGT
- the LOC117156675 gene encoding uncharacterized protein LOC117156675 isoform X2, with the protein product MDREKKNEAENLKEEASMTPVSPTLFTPPTLNLMEQILLAKIEKQNFHEDDRETDARLGGKKKNFLLRRTDSMDSQNSASTYNSLLSSDSASSGNLYCRCDDCLLGIVDDYQRSPLVVDRKKQDATFRNLWEFF